A single region of the Bacillus sp. SM2101 genome encodes:
- a CDS encoding gamma carbonic anhydrase family protein yields the protein MIYPYKGVTPTIANTAFIADYVTITGDVSIGDECSIWFNTVIRGDVAPTTLGNRVNIQDNSVLHQSPNKPLIIEDDVTVGHQVILHSSIIRKKALIGMGSIVLDGAEIGEGAFIGAGSLVPQGKTIPPYTLAFGRPAKVIRKLTEDDLKEMHRIRSEYVEKGQYYKSLQDKQ from the coding sequence ATGATCTATCCGTACAAGGGTGTAACCCCTACAATAGCAAATACAGCATTTATTGCTGATTACGTGACAATCACTGGTGACGTATCTATAGGTGATGAGTGCTCAATTTGGTTTAATACTGTCATTCGTGGTGATGTTGCACCGACTACTTTAGGCAACCGTGTTAATATTCAAGATAACTCTGTTTTACATCAAAGTCCCAATAAACCTTTAATTATTGAAGATGATGTGACAGTTGGCCATCAAGTGATTCTCCATAGCTCAATTATTCGAAAAAAAGCACTAATTGGTATGGGCTCAATTGTTCTTGATGGGGCAGAGATTGGAGAAGGCGCATTTATTGGAGCGGGAAGCCTTGTACCACAAGGCAAGACAATCCCACCGTATACATTAGCCTTTGGGCGTCCTGCAAAAGTTATTAGGAAATTAACTGAAGATGACCTAAAGGAAATGCACAGAATTCGCAGTGAATATGTAGAGAAGGGCCAATATTATAAGAGTCTACAAGATAAACAATAA
- a CDS encoding C39 family peptidase, with protein sequence MSTLREANHTSVEAQAPENDVEIIQNTMIKIKDSVLLQAPALSQLPELPRGCEVTALAMFLQYAGVVVDKMELAEKIAKDPTPYKKKNGIISYGHPNNGFVGDMYNRNKRGYGVYVKPIKQLAEQYLPSKIIDLTDRDFKEIEMYLSIGSPVWVITNTTYQKLSNDKFEHWETPNGKIKITYFEHSVLITGYDSEFIYFNDPLTGEKNKKVPRDHFIAAWQQMGNQAITYME encoded by the coding sequence GTGTCGACATTGAGAGAAGCAAATCATACTTCGGTAGAAGCTCAAGCACCTGAAAATGATGTTGAAATCATACAAAATACGATGATAAAAATCAAAGATTCTGTACTATTACAAGCACCAGCACTTTCACAACTTCCTGAACTTCCTCGTGGTTGTGAAGTAACGGCATTAGCAATGTTTTTACAATATGCGGGTGTCGTTGTTGATAAAATGGAATTAGCTGAAAAAATAGCAAAAGATCCAACACCATACAAAAAGAAAAATGGCATTATTTCTTACGGGCATCCAAACAATGGGTTTGTAGGAGATATGTATAATCGTAATAAAAGAGGGTATGGTGTGTATGTTAAACCAATAAAACAGCTTGCAGAGCAATATTTACCTTCAAAGATCATTGATCTAACTGATCGTGACTTCAAAGAAATTGAAATGTATTTATCAATTGGATCACCTGTATGGGTGATTACTAATACTACATATCAAAAATTATCTAATGATAAATTTGAACACTGGGAAACTCCTAATGGAAAAATAAAAATTACTTATTTTGAACACTCGGTTCTAATTACAGGATACGATTCAGAGTTCATCTATTTTAATGACCCTCTTACTGGCGAAAAAAATAAAAAAGTTCCTAGAGACCATTTCATCGCAGCTTGGCAACAAATGGGGAATCAGGCCATTACCTACATGGAGTAA
- the asnB gene encoding asparagine synthase (glutamine-hydrolyzing) gives MCGFIGCVNNTANHQRNENDKALFENMNNIITHRGPDDEGFYFDEHIQLGFRRLSIIDLEGGHQPLTYENERYWIIFNGEIYNYVELRESLVKEGFHFNTSSDTEVILALYSHEKEKAVEKLRGMFAFVIWDKETKTLFGARDQFGIKPFFYMEQDDLTYFASEKKSILAALKNGLINYEALQNYLTYQYVPEPETMSYGIRKLEPGHYFTKKIGEPMNISQYWKASFHTIHKSEDKLIKEIRDVLYDSVKIHMRSDVPVGSFLSGGIDSSIIASIAKEFHPNIKTFSVGFERDGFSEIDVAKETAAKLGLENISYVISPEEYMQELPKIIWHMDDPLADPAAVPLYFVAREARKHVTVVLSGEGADELFGGYNIYREPQSLEMFSNLPNFAKSALAKIATMLPDGVKGKSFIERGITPMEERYIGNAKMFEEADKRKLLRDYNSQLDYRKITAPFYEDIQGYEPVNKMQYIDIHTWLRGDILLKADKMTMAHSLELRVPFLDKEVFKVASKISPEMKTAQNTTKYILRKAVEGIVPAHVLQRKKLGFPVPIRHWLKDEMYDWVKQIIQTSDTDHIFNKEVLLSLLDDHCANKGDYSRKIWTVVIFMIWHQVYIEKKFDFESMYERANETA, from the coding sequence ATGTGTGGATTCATTGGCTGTGTAAACAATACAGCAAATCATCAACGTAACGAAAATGACAAAGCTTTGTTTGAAAATATGAATAATATTATTACTCATAGAGGACCAGACGATGAAGGGTTTTATTTCGATGAACATATACAGCTAGGTTTTAGACGTTTAAGTATTATTGATCTTGAAGGGGGACATCAGCCTCTTACTTATGAAAATGAACGTTATTGGATAATCTTTAACGGTGAAATATATAATTATGTAGAGCTTCGTGAATCTTTAGTCAAGGAAGGCTTTCATTTTAATACGAGCTCTGATACAGAAGTTATATTAGCTCTTTATAGCCACGAAAAGGAAAAAGCTGTAGAAAAACTAAGAGGAATGTTTGCATTCGTAATTTGGGATAAAGAGACGAAAACTTTATTTGGGGCACGGGATCAATTCGGAATTAAACCGTTTTTCTATATGGAGCAGGATGATTTAACATATTTTGCATCAGAAAAAAAGAGTATTTTGGCAGCGCTGAAGAACGGCTTAATAAACTATGAGGCATTGCAAAACTATTTAACGTATCAATATGTACCTGAACCTGAAACGATGTCATATGGCATTCGTAAATTGGAGCCTGGGCACTACTTTACAAAAAAAATTGGTGAGCCTATGAATATCTCACAATATTGGAAAGCCAGTTTTCATACGATACATAAGTCAGAGGATAAGCTCATCAAGGAAATTCGTGATGTATTATACGATTCGGTGAAAATACATATGCGTAGTGATGTGCCTGTTGGATCCTTTCTTTCAGGTGGAATCGATTCTTCGATTATCGCATCAATAGCAAAGGAATTTCACCCTAATATAAAAACTTTTTCTGTAGGCTTTGAACGTGATGGTTTCAGTGAAATAGATGTAGCGAAGGAGACAGCTGCAAAGCTTGGTTTGGAAAATATAAGCTATGTTATCTCTCCAGAAGAGTATATGCAAGAGCTTCCAAAAATTATTTGGCATATGGACGATCCGCTTGCTGACCCTGCAGCAGTTCCGTTATATTTTGTCGCCAGAGAAGCCAGAAAACATGTTACTGTTGTATTATCTGGAGAAGGTGCAGATGAATTGTTTGGTGGGTATAACATTTATCGTGAGCCGCAATCTCTTGAAATGTTTAGTAATTTACCTAACTTTGCAAAATCTGCTCTTGCTAAAATTGCTACAATGTTACCGGATGGTGTGAAGGGAAAAAGTTTTATTGAGCGAGGAATAACACCAATGGAGGAGCGGTACATTGGTAATGCCAAAATGTTTGAAGAAGCAGATAAACGTAAGCTTTTACGTGACTATAATTCACAACTAGACTATCGAAAAATTACAGCACCATTTTATGAGGATATCCAAGGCTATGAACCTGTAAACAAAATGCAGTACATTGATATTCATACGTGGTTGCGTGGTGATATTTTATTAAAGGCAGATAAAATGACGATGGCTCATTCACTTGAATTACGTGTGCCCTTTTTAGATAAAGAAGTTTTCAAAGTGGCTTCAAAAATTTCACCAGAAATGAAAACAGCTCAAAATACAACGAAATATATTTTACGCAAAGCTGTTGAAGGAATTGTACCAGCTCACGTGCTACAAAGAAAGAAGCTAGGTTTTCCTGTACCAATTCGTCACTGGCTGAAAGATGAGATGTACGATTGGGTAAAACAGATCATTCAAACTAGCGATACAGATCATATCTTTAATAAAGAGGTACTTTTATCACTACTAGATGATCATTGTGCTAATAAGGGTGATTACAGTAGGAAAATTTGGACAGTTGTTATATTTATGATTTGGCATCAGGTGTATATTGAAAAGAAATTTGATTTCGAGTCAATGTATGAGCGAGCAAATGAAACAGCTTAA
- the metK gene encoding methionine adenosyltransferase: protein MTKKRHLFTSESVTEGHPDKICDQISDSILDAILTNDPNARVACETTVTTGMTLVAGEITTSTYVDIPKIVRETVRSIGYTRAKYGFDSETCAVLTSIDEQSPDIAMGVDQALEAREGSMTDEEIDAIGAGDQGLMFGYACNETKELMPLPISLAHKLAQRLTKVRKEEILPYLRPDGKTQVTVEYDENDKPVRIDTIVISTQHHPEITLEQIQRNIKEHVINHVVPKELIDADTKYFINPTGRFVIGGPQGDAGLTGRKIIVDTYGGYARHGGGAFSGKDPTKVDRSAAYAARYVAKNLVAAGLADKLEVQLAYAIGVAQPVSISVNTFETGKVADKVLVDLIRNNFDLRPAGIINMLDLRRPIYKQTAAYGHFGRTDVDLTWERTDKAEVLKEQALSRSN from the coding sequence ATGACAAAAAAACGTCACTTATTTACTTCTGAATCTGTAACTGAAGGTCACCCTGATAAAATTTGTGACCAAATATCAGATTCCATTCTTGATGCTATCTTAACAAATGACCCTAACGCCCGTGTTGCATGTGAAACGACCGTGACAACAGGGATGACCTTGGTTGCTGGGGAAATTACTACATCGACGTATGTTGATATTCCTAAGATCGTACGTGAAACTGTACGGAGCATTGGCTACACACGTGCAAAATATGGTTTTGATTCAGAAACCTGTGCGGTATTAACATCTATTGATGAGCAGTCTCCTGACATTGCAATGGGTGTCGATCAAGCACTTGAAGCTCGTGAAGGGTCAATGACAGATGAAGAGATAGATGCGATAGGAGCTGGTGACCAGGGCTTAATGTTCGGATATGCTTGTAATGAAACAAAAGAATTAATGCCGTTACCAATCTCATTAGCTCATAAATTAGCACAACGCTTAACAAAGGTAAGAAAAGAAGAAATTCTTCCATACTTACGACCTGATGGTAAGACCCAAGTAACTGTTGAGTATGATGAAAATGATAAACCTGTTCGCATAGATACGATTGTAATTTCTACTCAACATCACCCTGAGATCACATTAGAACAAATTCAACGAAATATTAAGGAGCATGTTATAAACCATGTTGTTCCTAAAGAATTGATTGATGCTGATACAAAATACTTTATAAATCCGACAGGTCGATTTGTAATAGGTGGCCCACAAGGAGACGCTGGATTAACAGGGCGCAAAATAATTGTTGATACGTATGGAGGATATGCCCGTCACGGTGGGGGAGCATTCTCTGGTAAGGATCCTACAAAAGTTGATCGATCAGCTGCATATGCTGCACGTTATGTTGCGAAGAATTTGGTGGCAGCTGGCTTAGCTGATAAGTTGGAAGTTCAGTTAGCGTATGCAATCGGGGTTGCACAACCTGTATCCATTTCAGTTAATACATTCGAAACAGGTAAGGTTGCTGATAAAGTGTTAGTTGACCTCATTCGTAATAATTTTGATTTACGTCCAGCAGGGATTATAAATATGCTTGACTTACGACGTCCAATTTATAAGCAAACAGCAGCATATGGTCATTTTGGACGCACCGATGTTGATCTTACGTGGGAACGTACTGATAAAGCAGAAGTGTTAAAAGAACAAGCATTGTCTCGAAGTAATTAA
- the pckA gene encoding phosphoenolpyruvate carboxykinase (ATP), producing MNSVSVSCELSSLLARKNTLHNLSVPTLVESVLNRKEGTLTSSGAILSTTGKYTGRSPKDKYIVDEPSTKGKIDWGTVNQPISQESFDNLYNKVLDYLANKDEIYVFNGFAGADKKYQLPIQVINEYAWHNLFAHQLFIRPTEEELQSHIADFTVISAPNFKADPAIDGTRSETFIIISFEKRTVLIGGTEYAGEMKKSIFSVMNYVLPEKEILSMHCSANIGQEGDVALFFGLSGTGKTTLSADANRRLIGDDEHGWSANGVFNIEGGCYAKCINLSREKEPQIYDAIRFGSVLENVIVDDCSRNPDYDNSSLTENTRAAYPIQAIDNIIFPSIASHPNTIIFLTADAFGVLPPISKLSKEQAMYHFLSGYTSKLAGTERGITSPQATFSTCFGSPFLPLPATRYAKMLGDKIDENGAQVYLVNTGWTGGEYGVGNRMKLEFTRSMVRSALEGELTNVETIKEGIFGLEIPLHVPGVPDDVLQPIKTWANQQEYVDKATELAAKFQENFKKFNNIDEKIGQLGGPPLTAN from the coding sequence ATGAATTCTGTTAGTGTATCATGCGAATTATCAAGTTTACTAGCTCGTAAAAATACATTACACAATTTATCCGTCCCTACTCTCGTTGAAAGTGTGTTAAATAGAAAAGAAGGCACTTTAACTTCTTCAGGTGCCATACTATCTACAACAGGAAAATATACTGGACGATCACCTAAAGATAAATATATTGTAGATGAACCATCTACAAAAGGTAAAATAGATTGGGGAACAGTAAATCAGCCTATTTCACAGGAATCTTTTGACAATCTCTATAATAAAGTACTCGATTATTTAGCTAACAAAGATGAAATTTATGTATTTAATGGGTTCGCAGGTGCTGATAAAAAATACCAACTTCCTATTCAAGTGATTAATGAATATGCATGGCACAATTTATTTGCACATCAGCTATTTATTCGTCCTACTGAGGAGGAATTACAATCGCATATCGCTGACTTCACTGTCATTTCTGCACCAAATTTTAAAGCAGATCCTGCAATTGATGGAACGAGATCGGAAACATTTATTATTATTTCATTTGAAAAGCGCACAGTACTTATTGGTGGAACAGAGTATGCAGGTGAGATGAAAAAATCCATATTTTCTGTTATGAACTATGTTCTCCCTGAAAAAGAGATTTTATCCATGCATTGTTCAGCCAATATTGGTCAAGAAGGAGATGTCGCTTTATTCTTCGGGTTGTCAGGAACGGGTAAAACAACCCTTTCAGCTGATGCCAACAGACGATTAATAGGGGACGATGAACATGGATGGTCAGCAAATGGAGTGTTTAATATAGAGGGCGGCTGTTACGCCAAGTGTATAAACTTATCCCGAGAGAAAGAACCACAAATTTACGATGCGATTCGATTCGGTTCAGTACTAGAAAATGTCATCGTTGATGATTGCTCAAGAAACCCTGATTATGACAATTCTTCTCTTACAGAAAACACTCGAGCTGCTTACCCTATACAGGCAATCGATAATATCATTTTTCCTAGCATTGCAAGTCATCCTAATACGATCATTTTTTTAACAGCTGATGCCTTCGGTGTTTTACCTCCTATTAGTAAACTATCGAAGGAACAAGCAATGTACCATTTTCTAAGTGGATATACGAGTAAGCTTGCTGGAACAGAACGAGGAATCACTTCTCCACAAGCTACATTTTCAACTTGCTTTGGTTCACCATTCTTACCATTGCCAGCAACTAGGTATGCAAAAATGTTAGGTGATAAGATTGATGAAAATGGTGCTCAAGTATATCTTGTGAATACAGGCTGGACTGGTGGAGAATATGGTGTAGGTAACCGAATGAAACTTGAATTTACTCGTTCAATGGTACGTTCTGCTTTAGAAGGAGAATTAACCAACGTTGAAACAATAAAAGAAGGTATATTTGGTTTAGAAATACCATTACATGTTCCTGGTGTACCTGATGATGTACTACAGCCAATAAAAACATGGGCAAACCAGCAAGAATACGTTGATAAAGCAACTGAACTAGCAGCAAAATTCCAGGAAAACTTCAAAAAGTTTAATAATATTGATGAGAAGATAGGACAATTAGGTGGACCTCCATTAACAGCTAACTAA
- a CDS encoding DUF2584 domain-containing protein, which translates to MGMPLELNTMIVTKGKEKRLGENIFTLEKTGYRLYPLDIPLEVKRTIGGDISGEGVIDKVELANNKTVITYRLISLHSTN; encoded by the coding sequence ATGGGTATGCCTCTTGAATTAAATACAATGATTGTTACGAAGGGAAAAGAAAAAAGGTTAGGAGAAAATATTTTCACACTTGAAAAAACAGGTTACCGTCTATATCCACTCGACATCCCATTAGAGGTAAAAAGAACTATAGGGGGAGATATAAGTGGAGAAGGGGTAATTGATAAGGTGGAATTAGCAAATAATAAAACTGTGATCACTTACCGGCTGATTTCTTTACATTCAACAAACTAA
- a CDS encoding prolyl oligopeptidase family serine peptidase, whose amino-acid sequence MECRDGHIIERQRLPSPNPNIHLYELTYLSKGLKVKGLLAEPKNVGKYDGFLYLRGGIKNVGKVRVGRIVQFASEGFVVMAPFYRGNQGGEGNEDFAGNDRHDAVASYRVLEQLESVHEDRIHVFGFSRGGVMALFTGIIEHNVKSVVTWGGVSDMTLTYNERIDLRRMLKRVIGGTPNKYPDRYKIRTPLFMLEQIHAPILIIHGKNDSNVTIQHAYRLENRLKELNKSVTTWYFDEYTHYFPPAENRKIVKRLTEWMKNQ is encoded by the coding sequence TTGGAATGTAGAGATGGACATATTATTGAAAGACAACGGCTACCTTCGCCTAATCCAAATATCCATTTATATGAATTAACATATTTAAGTAAAGGTTTGAAAGTGAAGGGATTATTAGCTGAACCGAAAAACGTTGGTAAGTATGATGGTTTTTTATATTTAAGAGGTGGAATAAAAAATGTTGGTAAAGTTCGAGTTGGACGCATCGTCCAATTTGCTTCAGAAGGTTTTGTAGTCATGGCGCCCTTTTACCGTGGAAATCAAGGTGGAGAAGGTAATGAAGACTTTGCTGGAAATGATCGGCACGATGCCGTTGCAAGTTATCGAGTACTAGAACAGCTTGAAAGCGTTCATGAAGATAGGATTCACGTTTTTGGTTTTTCACGAGGAGGTGTCATGGCGCTTTTCACAGGGATTATAGAACACAATGTAAAATCAGTTGTCACTTGGGGTGGTGTTTCTGATATGACGCTTACATATAACGAAAGAATTGATTTACGACGTATGCTGAAAAGAGTTATTGGAGGAACGCCTAATAAATATCCAGATAGATACAAAATTCGTACACCTCTTTTTATGCTAGAACAAATACATGCACCAATTTTAATTATCCACGGTAAAAACGATAGCAATGTGACCATTCAACATGCATATAGACTTGAAAATAGACTGAAAGAGCTTAATAAAAGCGTAACTACATGGTATTTTGACGAATATACTCATTACTTTCCTCCTGCTGAAAATAGAAAAATTGTAAAAAGACTTACTGAGTGGATGAAAAATCAATAA
- a CDS encoding ABC transporter substrate-binding protein — MKKKISFIFLVAFLIFIPLSGCNEQQIQKLRVAEVTHSIFYAPQYVAFSEGFFEKEGLEVELTTTWGGDKTMTTLLSDGADIALVGSETTIYVHAQDANDPVINFAQLTQTDGTFLVSRKNIDNFSWDQLKGSTFLGQRKGGMPQMVGEFVLKKQGIDPHKDLDLIQNIEFANIASAFAAGTGDYVQLFEPTASIFEQEGTGYIIASFGKESGYVPYTTFMAKNSFMEENSEAIEKFTRAIYQAQQWVNSHDAAEIAQSIHSFFEDTSIELIETVVDRYKSQGSYATNPILDATEWNNLQDIMDEAGELPLRVDHETLVNTDIAEKVMSK, encoded by the coding sequence ATGAAGAAAAAAATAAGCTTTATATTTCTTGTAGCATTTCTAATCTTCATACCATTGTCTGGGTGTAATGAACAACAAATACAAAAATTACGTGTTGCTGAAGTAACCCATTCAATATTTTATGCTCCACAGTATGTCGCATTTTCTGAAGGGTTCTTTGAAAAGGAAGGGCTGGAGGTAGAGTTGACAACGACATGGGGCGGCGATAAAACGATGACTACTTTACTATCTGACGGTGCAGATATTGCATTAGTTGGCTCAGAAACGACAATATACGTCCATGCTCAAGATGCTAATGATCCAGTAATAAATTTTGCTCAACTAACTCAAACGGATGGGACTTTTTTAGTTTCACGCAAAAACATCGATAACTTTTCCTGGGATCAACTGAAAGGAAGTACTTTCCTCGGTCAACGCAAAGGTGGCATGCCTCAAATGGTTGGAGAGTTCGTGTTGAAGAAACAAGGTATTGATCCACACAAAGATTTAGATTTAATTCAAAATATTGAATTTGCTAACATTGCAAGCGCATTTGCAGCTGGAACAGGAGATTATGTGCAGCTTTTTGAACCAACAGCAAGTATATTTGAACAAGAAGGAACAGGATATATTATTGCATCATTTGGCAAGGAGTCTGGATATGTCCCATATACTACTTTTATGGCAAAAAACAGCTTTATGGAAGAGAATAGTGAAGCAATAGAAAAATTTACTCGAGCGATATATCAAGCACAACAATGGGTTAACTCTCATGATGCAGCAGAAATTGCTCAATCAATTCATAGCTTTTTTGAGGATACATCAATAGAATTAATTGAAACAGTAGTTGATCGATACAAAAGTCAAGGCTCATATGCAACCAATCCAATCTTAGATGCAACTGAATGGAATAACCTTCAGGACATAATGGACGAAGCTGGTGAACTACCTTTACGAGTAGATCATGAAACATTAGTCAACACTGATATTGCCGAAAAGGTGATGTCCAAATAA
- a CDS encoding ABC transporter ATP-binding protein translates to MSFLLINNIHHTYFSKSSATTALENINLAINEGEFISFIGPSGCGKTTLLSIIAGLLQPTKGDVLLKDTKVTAAAHTIGYMLQQDYLFPWRTIEENILLGLKLNHKLCDRTKEKAIQLLQEIGLEGTEKLYPRQLSGGMRQRAALVRTLVTDPQIFLLDEPFSALDFQTKLKLEDLVSNTLKEYKKTTLLVTHDIGEAIAMSDRIILLNANPGRISETFVIPNTLSKLPPFNARQHPIYADLFQKVWKELDKLDISNKI, encoded by the coding sequence ATGAGTTTTTTATTAATCAACAATATTCATCACACATACTTTTCTAAATCATCAGCAACCACCGCACTCGAGAATATTAACCTAGCAATTAACGAAGGGGAATTTATTTCATTTATTGGACCAAGTGGCTGTGGGAAGACAACGCTACTTTCCATTATTGCTGGACTTTTACAGCCTACTAAAGGTGATGTTCTTCTAAAAGACACAAAAGTGACAGCAGCTGCCCACACTATCGGCTACATGCTCCAGCAAGATTATTTATTTCCTTGGAGAACGATTGAAGAAAATATTTTATTAGGATTAAAACTCAATCATAAGTTATGTGACAGAACAAAAGAGAAAGCTATTCAACTATTACAAGAAATCGGGTTAGAGGGAACCGAAAAGCTGTACCCAAGGCAGCTCTCTGGGGGGATGCGTCAAAGAGCAGCGCTAGTGAGAACTTTAGTTACTGACCCACAAATTTTTTTACTAGATGAACCTTTTTCTGCACTTGACTTTCAAACGAAACTTAAATTAGAAGATCTCGTATCAAACACTTTAAAGGAATACAAAAAAACTACCCTACTTGTAACACATGATATTGGAGAAGCAATTGCAATGAGCGACCGCATTATATTACTGAATGCAAATCCAGGTAGAATATCCGAAACATTCGTTATTCCAAACACATTAAGTAAACTACCTCCATTTAATGCAAGGCAACACCCCATATATGCTGATCTTTTCCAGAAGGTTTGGAAGGAGTTGGATAAACTTGACATCTCAAACAAAATATAG
- a CDS encoding ABC transporter permease, translated as MTSQTKYSDLHAQYLYQLKKEKRVVRIYQLLIFIVFFSSWEIASYFKLIDPLLFSSPSKITKLLIEKVADGSLFVHIGVTLFETVLGFILGTLLGTILAALLWWSPRLSNILDPYLVILNAMPKVALGPILIVALGPGFTSIIAMGTIISVIITTIVVYTSFKELDPNYLKVLHSFGASKRQSFFEAVLPSSFPTIISTLKVNVGLSWVGVIVGEFLVSGKGLGYMIIYGFQVFNFTLVLLSLLIIAVFATIMYHGVEYLERKLIKDV; from the coding sequence TTGACATCTCAAACAAAATATAGCGACCTTCATGCCCAATACTTGTATCAGCTAAAAAAAGAAAAACGCGTAGTAAGAATTTATCAACTGCTCATTTTTATTGTATTTTTTTCAAGTTGGGAAATAGCTAGCTACTTTAAGTTGATAGATCCACTATTATTCAGTTCTCCTTCAAAAATCACAAAATTATTAATTGAAAAAGTAGCAGATGGCTCGCTATTTGTTCATATAGGTGTCACATTATTCGAAACCGTGCTTGGCTTTATTTTAGGCACCTTATTAGGAACCATCTTGGCTGCACTCTTATGGTGGTCACCACGCCTTTCCAACATACTAGACCCTTACCTTGTTATTTTAAATGCGATGCCAAAGGTTGCACTAGGACCTATATTAATCGTTGCCTTAGGACCTGGATTTACTTCCATTATCGCTATGGGAACTATCATATCAGTAATTATTACAACGATTGTTGTTTATACCTCTTTTAAAGAGTTAGATCCAAATTATTTAAAAGTATTACACTCATTTGGAGCTTCCAAAAGACAATCATTTTTTGAAGCAGTACTTCCTTCTTCATTTCCAACGATTATTTCGACACTTAAAGTCAATGTAGGACTTTCATGGGTTGGTGTAATCGTAGGGGAATTTTTAGTATCTGGTAAAGGACTTGGGTACATGATTATTTATGGTTTTCAAGTATTTAACTTCACACTCGTTCTCCTAAGTTTATTAATTATTGCAGTTTTTGCTACAATTATGTACCATGGCGTTGAATACCTAGAAAGAAAACTGATCAAAGATGTTTAA
- the ytkD gene encoding RNA deprotection pyrophosphohydrolase: MEIQFKDYYFNDVYLSFDYHPFSLSPKHVWVICRFYKQWLVTNHATRGLEFPGGNVEEGETPEQAAIREVKEETGGNIIDLRYIGQYMVMGKEKKIIKNIYFANINSIEEQPTYYETKGPVLLDHLPDNIAYNDSYSFIMKDGVLQNSLKRIRELINE; the protein is encoded by the coding sequence ATGGAAATACAATTTAAGGACTATTATTTTAATGATGTTTACCTCTCATTTGACTATCATCCATTTTCTTTATCTCCTAAGCATGTATGGGTCATATGTAGGTTTTACAAACAATGGCTTGTAACAAATCATGCTACACGAGGTCTAGAATTTCCTGGAGGTAATGTCGAAGAAGGAGAAACTCCAGAACAAGCGGCAATTCGTGAAGTGAAGGAGGAAACAGGTGGTAACATTATTGATCTTCGGTATATCGGTCAATATATGGTGATGGGAAAAGAGAAGAAGATTATAAAAAATATCTATTTTGCAAATATCAATTCAATTGAGGAACAACCAACATACTACGAAACAAAGGGGCCTGTGTTACTCGATCATCTCCCTGATAATATTGCTTATAATGATTCTTATAGCTTTATCATGAAGGATGGGGTACTACAAAATAGTCTTAAACGAATAAGAGAATTAATTAATGAATAA